The Gossypium hirsutum isolate 1008001.06 chromosome D03, Gossypium_hirsutum_v2.1, whole genome shotgun sequence genomic interval tcaaaaagtttattcactaaatcaaaaaaaattaatagttgagtAACCATCTAGAACAAAATCACTAGTTCAGTAACTATTTTTATACTTTACCTCAATTAAAACTAGTGTGGATCCCCCCCTCTCCACATAGGAAATTCAACCATAGGTTAAGATAGTTTAAAGATTcatccttaaatattgaattgtttaattctataggaaaaaaataacaaaaggttggaagaaaataaaattccaaaaggttaatttaaaaaaatttagaaaaaaaatcaacttattattaacataaattataaattaataaaattaaaatataacttctTTTATTAGAAtggtattttttaataaaaaaccaACATCAATGttttaatctaaataattaattatttataaaaataaaaatattatattatagaaaaatcacgttaatattaattatttggaataactaataacattataaaaatataaatactaatttATGTATAAGATTAAATCTCAATATAGGCATAGCAAAGGACCAAACACAAAAATATGACAATTTAGaaaagaaatggaaggaagaCGTGTtaaaaagaaaggcttcaaggACTAAATGTTATTATACAATAAAACCAAAACTCAAAGAATAATTAAAACGTAATATAgaacacatacaaaaataaacataaaacaacTAAATAAATGTCTATAGATATACTTCTACATggttttaatttaacataataataatataaattttaccaaaataagccCCTACACTTTTGTTTGCATTTAAATGAGTCCTTATTTCAAATGAACTACtgatatcaaaatttttatttaaatataaattaatggcCAAAAGTTTATTTTGATAGAAGTTCAAATATTAAGAACTTATTTGGGTGTCAATTAAAACTTAAAAggcttattttaatattaaatagaaTTGAAAGACTTATTTAGGTGTAATATAACAATAAAGAATTATCTAAATAAAGTAACAAAGGTTCAAGGGCTTATTTAATGTATTACCCATTTATATCTAATGCATTTTTTTCAAATAAGTCTACAAAAacatttataaacataaaaattaaactttaaatcccttgcaaattaatttaaaactcatacaaatatatcattttacatgtaatatttttttaaattcgatTAAGGCTTAATTTAGATGAGTGATGCATTACCCTGCTATTAGTGTAAAAATATATGTgacgataaaattaaatattataatataacaaAATGTAAACTAAAAACACTGTATTACACTGCTATCTAAACCCACATTTTAAAGATATATTAATATCAGCACAATTTTCGATTATTGCAAACGATGGGACCATAAAATAAGCCCGATAAAGCAAGCAGACGACAAAAttggaaataataaaaaaaccaccTCATCCATTTCCACAATAGCAACGATTGGCGACAATAACTTTACAAACaataacaaaacaaaaccaaaccCAAAGCTAAAAGAGGAAAGAACAACAAGAAGTGCCATTTTATTACAGTAAGCAATGGATTAAAAGATCAAATTAAGCGAATTAGACTGTCCTGAGAATAACTTGATTAAAAGTCATTGGACAATGGTGCATGGTCAGAGTTCATGAACACATTTCCATAGATGAGACCAGCCAATCCACCACCGATCAGTGGTCCCACCCAGTAGATCCATATGCCGTTGAAGTCGCCACTAGCCACTGCTGGTCCGAAGGAGCGAGCTGGGTTCATGGATCCACCAGAGAATGGACCAGCGGCCAAGATGTTGGCACCAACAATGAAGCCGATGGCAATGGGTGCAATGGTCCCGAGTGATCCCTTCTTTGGGTCAGCTGCGGTTGCATACACTGTGTAAACCAATGCAAATGTGATGATGATCTCCATCACCACTCCTTGAATAGCTCCAACTCCAGCTCCAAGACCGTGGATAGGAACTGTCTGCAATCACACACCCCAAAACATTAGCTAGGTTTCCtcggatatatatatacacgaagAAAATGTTTGTGTTTGTATGTATGTATCTGTTATTTAAGGCAGCTCATTACCAAACCACCAGTGACAGCCTTGAGCAAGAAGCAAGCAACAATGGATCCAAGAAGTTGGGCAATCCAGTAAAAGATGCCAGTGAGTATGGTGATTTGGCCACCAAGAGCTAACCCAAAAGTTACTGCAGGGTTGACATGGCCACCTGAGATGTTGGCACCGATAGCCACTGCAACAAAGAGAGCAAATCCGTGGCAAACAGCAATGGCGACTAGCCCATCGGGATCTAGGGCTGCATCAGTTGTCAACTTGTctgcaccaaaaaaaaaaaagaggaaggcAATAAAACAAAAAGCCATGTTTAGTTACTGAAGTGATGAGTATAGGGAAGTAAGTTAACTGTAAGCAATGGCAGAGCCAACGCCGGCGAAAACAAACACCAAAGTTGAGATAAACTCAGCAAGGTAGGCCTTGACAGACCCCAAACTGAAGGAATCATCGAAGCGACCAAAGGCGATTCCTGCCATCTTTGAAAGCTGATAAGGATATAGATAGAAAGAAGCTCTACTTAATCCCACACTCAAACCCTTTTGTTTCATCACATATAAATACTACAAAAATTAAAGAAGTGGTCTATGActtccattattttttatattatctataatttttgaTGACAagataaaaataaaggaaattctACATAAACATATCCAAATTCCATGCATATTTTCTTTAGCAGGGCAAAGCAATTGATTGCAAAATGGGAAAtctagataataataataataataataataataataataataataataataagaaggcCAAAGCtaaaaagtttatattaaaatagtttaaattgattttttatttatttttgggatgaatctaattttttttcatttaaaaaaagtcaaaagaaataaattaaattattaagatTCAAGAATGACTAATGTTAAAATTGTAACATTTAATCATAGGGCAAGGCTCATGTCCACCTAGCTATAATACTCTTGCCTTAAAGCTATatgaattaatcgaattaaatcTGAACACAATTAGAATTAGattcaagattttttttaattaagaaaaaactACATAAATACAATATCTAAATTTCATGCATATCCGATAGAGATAGTAAATCCATGGATTAGATTGGAATTATGTTAATTATCCGTTATGTCCTAGCTGTCATTAACATGGAGTTAATAGAATTGTCGAGAAGGTAATGAATGATTCCTCCATGTGAGGGGTGACCCAAcctctctttctttccttttgtgtTTGTTTGAATGTGTGAAGATCATAatgataaagaacaaaaaaaaaaaacaaagagctGATGAGGTCGTGACTTGGTTTGGGCCACATAGTGGCACCGACCATGTTTGTAGGGAAAACGAAATCGTGGGGCTGAACTTCATTCACGATTTCATCATTTAAATATACTTAAatctagaaaaattataaaaattaaatttacaaaaaaaaacacgataattgaaaagaaattaattgaaagtaataatattattaaaaattataaaaaaattatttaaaataattttttataaaattctaaaaaggttCAAGGCTTTTTCCAATTACTtggaatttctttttttttttaatttttataaaaaatttcaacttttatatattattttaactttttaaaatctataataatatattttagaattttataaaaaattttatattatatatatttaaaattttaatgaatataaaatataatattaaaaaataaaaagagcatGGTGCGTGTTCTAGTAGCACCACATGGCAGGTCAATGTTCGGTCAACATCAACCAACATCGATCAATGGCCGGTAAATGtcaacattttttaatatttaaatatttaaaattataatttttttatttttaatttaaatttaatatttttaatttaaataaatctaattaccGTGTGGTTTTTTTTattggcaaaaaaaaaatcagGTTGCACTTTTCCATTGGACAAAGTAGCTtaataaaaatagactaaaaatagaaaaattgatactttaaatattgaattaggataaaagaaaatttaagtacCAACATAAAAAAATTGAGTATACTTTACGGATTAAACCATGaattaaaccttttaaaaaatGAGTGGACGAAATTTAAATAATTGCTTTATATAAACAGaagatatcatataatatatatgtatatatctggTGACTTTTTGTTTTGCATTAGAATTATGAAGAAAAGGCGGGCTGGATGTAAGTAAGATGGATAGGGAGGAATCTTAAGCAACTTTTTGGCTGCTTTGTTGGTTTACTaagcaaaattttccaaaagGAGAAAAGGGATTAatttaatactattattatatatgtttaaccCACGAAAGGTGGGATTTGAATATCCAGTCTTTTGATTCTTTTTGTCCTTTAAGACAGGGAAAGGCAAGGGATGATCCTAATTATTCCAACCTCAAATATTACCGTGATTTTCATTTCCCTAAATTGTACCTTTCGAAGATATTGATCCTATTCTTGCTAATTTGTACATATTACCGGTTCAAACATATAGTTTCTGTGGGTAAATCCCATTATTACGACATCGTCCTTCTATAATATTAGGATGGTAATCCAACGTAACAAGGTCAATGTTGTCAAATTCATTATTAACTTACAATTTGCATATTATTCGCCCACTTCACGATAAAGAATTTTGAAAACTACTATCAATTTTATAGATGTTATATATATCTATGCCCTAATTTATCTCACTTcactctaatttaatttttactagttatttttaacttttttaaaatattttattacgtCAAACAATTGCTAGGAAACAAACTATCATAGGGAAGGAGTGACAAGGGAGTAGACACTCCTTTACCACTAAaatgaaaacaataaacaaacagaACACAAAGGAGTTGTTTACATAGTTTTGTTTTCCTTAAGTCTCCGAAGCTTAGGTTGATGAAAAATATCCACTCCCTTCAATAATTACAACAAATAATCCTATCCTATGACATTTCGTAACAATTTTCCTCACTCTTGTATCTTGAAGACTCAATATTCTCACCATTAAATTCTCCCATTGTGAATTCAGCAAGTAAAACCACAACATAAAGGTTTACTATCAAAATGCACGCTTACAATAATATTCCTCACAAGAATAggtttagtttttaattttctcaatacattaacttatacaagtctctcaattatataaatttatttcgagacttgctaacataagAAGATCTATCGCAATCCCActaaaacaacaataaaataagttgGATGCAATAGAATAATAACAAGTAATGAAAACATGAAATCTTGGCAACTAATCAATTAGAGTTTCAATCCAATCCAATATCCATGATCTAATGGATTAGATAAGGTGATTTGATTCGATCCAACCTCCAAAATATGTTGCCCCATGTGATATGATCTTTATTAATAGGCTAGATATTATCCAAAAACTCAATACAACCCTTATATATCATTCAATAAATTGTCAACACTTTAAATATGGAAACTTTCTTAACACAGTTCTAATGGCTAAGGAGTGGGCACTCCTTTAGCACTCAACTTGTTAGTTCCATATTTTCAACAATCTCCTTCTACGGCAATTTGTTGAACAAAACATACACAATGCAGGAAACTAAGTTATCAAGTAACCTTAGCTCCCCCTTACCATATTCTTATTAACTCAAAAAACTTAACTTCGTagataattaagtaattaatcaTTAATGCTAAGATAGATTTGCATAAATAATCAACCAACAATAATTATAACTAAGTAAGCTAATTAAGCAATGGAATAATGCAACAATATAATTGACATTCATAGCAGAATTCAACACAAATTCATCACAAAAAAAGTTGTAACAGTCTATAAATAACAGTCATCCAATCAGAATAAAAGACAGTAAGAAAAACTATAAAAGAGTTTCAAAATATCCCCCCTTaaaattaaacttcaaaattaGCAAAAAAGTTATCAAATTAGCATTTCTCCCATCTAGTTCATACAAAATCATCATTTCTCCCCTTTAATCCATCATCCTCCCCCTTTTTGTTTGACAAAATGccaacttattcatcatataGACAGGCTAGAAGATCAGTAAGTAAGGCCATTTCTCTGTCAATCACCTTTTTGAAGCTTTAACATCAACCCATAGCCTATTGCAAtgtctttgattgaattcaaTAGAGGTTCGTAGGTCACCAATGGTCTTAGCCTTGAGGCCCTTAGGAATGGATTGAGTGACTGTAGTAGTGGACACTCCCTAATCACCTTCAACTTTCTTAGGCTCAAGATTTGAGACTTCTTCAGGTTCAGTTATAAAATGTTTTCTCTCTAGCCACTTATGGGAAAAATTAAGCTCTGGTGCAGGTTTGTTGGTGTTAAGAACAAAAATGCAAGCAAGTTAGCTGAGACTTGAGCAACAAGGCTCGAGACTTGCAGAAGAAACAAACAGAATTCAAgatagaaaaatgaaaacaaaagaaaagaaaaatgaagagtataTGAAAGGAAATCTGATGGAATTCATTCATTTAGAaaaatggcataatgccaatacataaaatCAAGCATTTAGCTTGTCAAAATCAGTATATGGTCACCTAATCaatacctaactccactaataaTCTTGTAACTTACAAAACATAACTTGCACACATGGGTAAGCTGATTTATAAACTTATCAGCACCTAAACATCAAGTATAAAATGGTTTGATCTTAACCAAGTTACAAAACACTAATTTGAAAGtaacaaaaacaaaatagtaGCTTGATCCTCTACTGAGACTTCATGGCTCGGGCTATTCCTGTTGCATCATTGCAGTGTGCTGGCCAACTTTAACACTCTTCCTTGGCCTGCATGCTGTAAACTCCCATTTGCATTCTCAATTCCATGAATCTTGAAACACTAAGGGCTTTTGTTAAAATGTTAGCAAGTTGATCGTTTGAATTACAATGAATCAGTTACACTTCCTGTGCTTCCTCCATTTGTTTGACAACATGAAGCTTAATGTTGaatgctttgttcttccatggaatatTGGATTCTTTGCAATTGTAATAACAGATTGGTTGTCACAATAGATCTCTGTTGCTTCCCTTCGATGCACATTCAAATCTGCCATGATttttcttagccaaatggcttggttaacAGCACTGACAGCTGCAACATACTCAGCTTCATCAGTTGATTGAGCAACTATTgtttgcttcttcgagctccaaCAAAAAATGGCTGAGCCAAGGGTGAAAACATACCCTAAGGTGCTCTTCATATCATCCATCgatccagcccagtcactattAGTATAGCCAACTAATTTCAAGCTTTTAGCCTTGTTATACATCATTCCATGACTCAGGGTACCTTTGATGTACCTAAGCACCCTTTTTCCAGCTTGCAAATACTTCTCATTGCAACAGTGCATGAACCTTGAGAGAAAACTTACAGCAAAGATGATATCTAGACTAGTGGCAGTCAAGTATAGCAAACACCAACTAGGCTTCTATAGACAGTTTCACTAATCTGCTCAAAATTTCCTTGACTCAATAGTTTTTCTCCCATGGCAACTGGAGTCCTTGTTGCCTTACTATTTTGCATGGAGAATTTGGTCAGAATTTTGGAGACAAAGGCTTTCTGACTTAGGAATATTCCCTTATGTGTTTGTGTAACCTCCATGCCAAGAAAATAAGTCATCATTCCTAGATCAGACATCTCAAACATTTTTTGCATCTTATTTTTGAAGTCAAACAGTATTGTTTGGTCTCCTCCTGTCACCAatagatcatcaacatataggGATACAATAAGCTGAATTTGCACCCCTTCCTTCTTAACATACAATGTTGGCTAGCTAATGCTCCTTTCAAATCCTAGACTAACCAAGTAGCTATCGATCCTGTtgtaccaggcccttggtgcctatttcaagccatacaaggctttcttcAATCTGTAAACCATGTCTTCCTTACCAGGCACTTTGAAACCTTAaggttgttcaacatagattTCTTCTTCAAGAAATCCATTGAGGAAAGCTGACTTCACATCGAGATAGTGAATTTTCCACTACATTTGAGCTGCTAAGGCAACTAGCAGTCTGATGGTGTAAAGCCTGGcaactggtgcaaaggtctccaaaTAGTTTATGCCATACTTTTAGCTAAACCCCTTcacaactagccttgctttcaaCCTATTCAAATTTCCATCAGCATTATGTTTAGCTCTATAGACCCATTTCACTCCAATGGTCTTCCTGTTGGCTGGTCTTTCAACTAATTCCCAAGTTTgattcttctcaatcatgctgaTTTCATCAGCCATTGCCTATTTCCAGCCTTGctgagcttcagcctcttcaaagcaacttggttccactatggctacatgagctctttcataaatctcagcaAATGGTCTAGTGACcctgactggttcatcatcaatgtccattttaGGACCATTCTGATCAGATTCAGTCTGATTTGCTACAAGATCTTCAAAAACTTTCTCtggctcatttttctcccaattcTAACTTGACAtctcatcaaataccacatctCTACTCACAATCACCTTGTTTGCCcaaggatccaagatcctatacCCTTTTTTGATTGTGTTGTAGCCTACCAAAATGCTAAGATGAGCCATTTTTGCCAATTTGTCCCTTTTCACAGCTGGGACATGTGAATAATTGCAACCAAATATCATTAGGTGAGTTCGTGATGGTTTGAACCCAAACCATGCATCGAATAGAGTTTTGTGAGCCAAAGCCTTGGTTGGGAGTCTGTTTTGGATATACACAGTAGtgttaactgcctcagcccacaaggttttgggcaaattcttctcaaacatCAAGCACCTAGCCATATCCATTAagcttctattctttctttcactaACACTATTCTGCTGAGGAGTATAAGTGTTGGTGAGCTGGTGTTTGAAGCCTGCTTCATCACAAAAGCTTTGAAACTGAGCTAAGGTGTATTCAGTTCCATTATCAAACCTTAGGGTCTTGAGCTTACATCCTGCTTCAGTCTCTGCAGCAGCCTTAAACTTCTAGAATACTAAGGCCACCTCTGATTTGTGCTTCAAAAAATAAATCCAACAAAATCTTGAgtgatcatcaataaaaaaataaattacctgCTGCCATTCAATGACTGAGTCTTCatggggccacacacatcagtgtgtaCAAGCTACAACCTTTTTGAGGCTCTCCAGGCCTTGTTTAAAGGAAATGGCAACctggcctgctttcctagctgacatacCTTATAAGTCTCATTCTTTTCAACTGAGTTGATGAAGTTCTCAACCAGATCTTCTTTGGTTAGCAAATCCATCGATTTGTAGTTGGCATGACCAAGCTTTTGGTgcaaagcttggattcatctgatgAGGCTATGTAGGCTAATTCTGAGTCATTTTTCAGGTCAACAATAAAGCTTTTTTCAGCCATAGTGACTGACATGAGCCTGGATCCACTTGGATTACTGATTTGGCACTCATTACCTTTAAACATAACAGAATAGCCTTTTTCTAGTAGTTGAGCTATGCTAACCAGATTTCTGTCAATCTCAGGCACTAATaacacatttgaaacaagcttgtTACTTGTGGGAGTGCTTATCAGAACTTTGCCTTCTGCCTTAATGAAGTGGCAATTTCCTACTTTTACCTTTGTTTTGAAGCTTCTGTCAATTGACTTGAAGATGGCAGCATCTAGTGTTATATGATTAGTGCAACCACAGTCAATGAGCCACCCCTTTGTAACCTTTTCTTTAGTAGCTGAGCATGAAACTGTAAAAACTTGCTCTTTATTGTCACTGCCTTCTTCTGCTACTCGAGCTTCAGCCTTTGGTAGTTGTGGTCGATACTGCCTTGGTCTATCTTTGCTCTTGCAAATATTTTTAACATGTCCTATCTTTTTGCAGTGTTGGCACTACACATCTGGTCTAAACCGACAATTAGCTTCTGGATGACCAGGCCTCTTGCAATGCCTGTAGGGTTGATCCCTTCTTCTTGCAGCATCTAAGTTAGGCTTGTCTCTCCAAGTCTTTTTGCCTTTGTAGGTAGATATGCTCGAGGTAGGCTTGGTTTTTGCTTAGAATGCACCTTATTGGTGCTCCTCCAGTCTActggctcttctttgctcttgtgcataaaGAGTATTGATCAACTCTATCAATGAGATGTTGGTCAAGTCCCTTGAGTCTTCGAGAGAATatatttttgcctcatacctctcaggTAAGGTGGAGATCACTTTCTCCACTATTCTTGCTTCACTGaactgctctccaaggagccttatgctgtttaccACAGCCATAATCATGTATGAATACTGCTTGATTGTTTCTTCCTCCTTCATCTTCAAgttctcgaaatcccttctcaaattcaATAGTTGTTGCTGCATTGTTCTCTCTATTCCTTGAAACTCCTCTTTTAGTTTGTCCCATGCCTGCTTTGGTGTCTCACAGGCCATGATTCTTGTAAAGATAACATCTGTCACACAGTTTTGAATACAAGACATGGccttgtgcctcttggtcctttcATTAGCATGATGTCTGATCTAAGCCATAGTTGGATTGGCTCTAAGTGGTACAGGTTCAACATTTGAGTTGATCACCTCCCATAGATCGAATGCctgcaggtaggtcttcattttgaccacc includes:
- the LOC107950696 gene encoding aquaporin TIP2-1; the protein is MAGIAFGRFDDSFSLGSVKAYLAEFISTLVFVFAGVGSAIAYNKLTTDAALDPDGLVAIAVCHGFALFVAVAIGANISGGHVNPAVTFGLALGGQITILTGIFYWIAQLLGSIVACFLLKAVTGGLTVPIHGLGAGVGAIQGVVMEIIITFALVYTVYATAADPKKGSLGTIAPIAIGFIVGANILAAGPFSGGSMNPARSFGPAVASGDFNGIWIYWVGPLIGGGLAGLIYGNVFMNSDHAPLSNDF